The window AATAACGGAGAATTAAAAACGATAAAGATCGTTAGAACAAGAGGCGAAGATGCACAATAATGGAAGAAGAAGATACATGTTTTTGGTGCAAAGATTTCGTAAAGGTTGAAATTATACCCACACACCCCTATTTATAGGAATTCAAGCATCGTAACCGAGCAATTGATCCATCTTTACTTGGCACAGTAACCGAAGCGGCAGATTCAATCAAAAGACGCACGCAAAATGAAGCAACACATCAGAAAAATGCATCATAATGACGCATGACGTCACCTTGATTCATGGACAGCACAACTCCAGAGTTTGCGGCTCACAAAGGGGCACCTTGCCAACTCGCCTCAATCATCACAACCTGGTTAGCCCGTCCAATCGTTTCAGCGGCAATAAACGAAATCCGCTCATCAAGCCTGCCTAAGGCcgacctcaataagcggagggactaactgtatagatCAAAATCTGTCCTAAAATATTTAAGATAAGATAACACTAAAGAAAGAATCATCGAGCCATCGTCAGTTGAGGTCGACCAGGAAGCAACGAGATTCgtggtcgagatgtcaacaaTAGTCGAGGTCGAGCACCATTGATGAAACTGTAATGACTAGTTTTCGAAATAGGATATTAaaaagaatattctagtggatattctctgcattTATACTATTAGAGTTTACTAGGAAAatgtctcatataaatagaaaaagagataatGATAGGGGGGCATGCGATATTCATTTTGTAAGAATAATCTTTTGACAAAAGATTTTCTCTCTCTTACTAAGATACAAACACTACTTTTTCATCAAGATTCTCAtcatattattccatactttCCCATCAGATTCGAAAATAGTTCGAACATTCTAGGATTTGTCTCTCACTCATCATTGTCACGAGGAACAACCATCTAGTTCATCCTCTATTGGGTAAATTACTcttcctatttacttaaatgtcgtTTATTGTTATTCATTGCTATTTAATGCTatattattgctcatactttttAGAATAGTTATTGCACGATGTTGTCTTTCTTCCATCAAATCTGTTTGACGCTAGTCACGTTTTCAAACTTCATATAtagaaatattattgttaactaggtttaacccattatcacataattttaattatttgaacaaagagttatattttttggtcaaacagttATGGCAAATTGCAATAAGTTCCTGTGTATAACATTATTTGGATGTTATGCGATTAGATTTAAAGTAGCTAGTTTCCTTTGTGTTTGTAGAATATTTTGGCTATGTTTTGTCCTTGATACAAAAAATTGGCCGACATTCTTTTGCATTTAGCTGACACACTCTTGTTAGGCTGCTAAGCctacttgaaaaaaaaaattgggaGGAGGTTGATAATATAAGGGTAAAATAGATATTTTAAAAGAGTCAGTTGACAAATTAAATGAAATGGAAATATCTATTATTCAAAGTTGAGGGAAAAggttaatttttataataaaattaggatgtataaataattttacctatttaatatttgttttttttataAGAGGAAAAATCCGCCGCTACATCCTCTGTCACATCCTCTACCCTTCGGGTGAGCGGCTCTGTGCGCACTGGGTAAACATCTCCATGTGTAATAGTCTGCAAATCAAACTGGGATGTAAACCACACTAGGCAAAACATGTGCGACATGCTCAACCCAAAAGGTATTGAGGGGGAATCGATCCCAAACCATCCATACAGATGATCTCCCTCCAAACCAACTGGGCAACCCGAAGGATTCTATTTAATATGTTATACTAGTAAGttaataatcttttttttttcctattaCCAAATCAAATTTAATTGGTAATTTTCTCTTATTGCTATTCGTCAATTGGAGTGTAAACCCGAGAACGTCCTTGGTTTGACATATTTTTCGAAATCTCACCCATGATTCATGTATATCCCGAAAAGATATTCAAACGCTCCATGTAGCGCGTGTTGAAATCCTTTTCCCAACGTTCACCGCTTTCAACATCCTCTATATAAAGGGAGTCGGGAGTATTATTGCTCAAGAAAAGTTTCAAATCTCTAAAGCCAAAACCTCTTCCCTCATCTCTACACATCCCCCGCAATTTAAAAACCCTAAGCTTAACCCTAGTACCTAAATCCCCGATCAAACAATCAATCGCTAAAGCTCTGTAGAACAGATTAAATTAAAAATTGTGCAGTAGTAAACTGcaataattatttttgtttactAGTTTTAAACGATGTCTGCAATTGTTTGCCGCAAGAGATCATATTTTGAAGAATTACAATCAGCGTCGCCGACGTCAGCGTCGCCGCCGGTTTCAAAGAAGCTTCGTTGTTCTTCCTTCACCAGCTCTCCGGTTCACTTCTCTCCGCCGTCCCCGCTGCCGTCTCTCTTCAATCAGCTGAGAGCTTTATTTCCTGATATGGACAATCAGGTTTGTCTTTTTTCTTTATCTTGATGTATATAATTTTGCTTGGGTCTATAATGGTTCCGATATTTGTTTAATAGTAGTAGTAGAGTATACTAATATTGTTTATTActctttgtttttattttgtcTATAAAAATGCAAATTGACAGTATTTGAATGAGACTGGTCCAAGTGAAGCCGAATGAACATTGAGGTTTTAATGTACTCCTTACCAGCTAGGTTCGGATTGAGACAGTGTGCTTGGTTATGTAAAATTTCTTTTCAAAAGTAACTTCTTTTTTAATTGTACGTCTCTTTGAGTGGCAGAGTCACAGCCAATGAAAGGGGTTCAATTGAATTGGTGTAGATAGGACAAAAGATAATCTTttcgtgtgtatatatatattatcgtgGAAAATGATAATGCATACCTTTCTTGGCTTTTTGGCTAAGatcaagtgtgtgtgtgtgtgtatatatatatatatatatatatatatatatatatatatataaagttttaaaTCCCCTTGATATAAGGACTTTCCATTGTAGTGGCAAAGGTAGTTCAAGTGTAACTTTAGGTCTCATATCTGAATTCTTTGAATCCCCTTGTTAAAATTCCTGGATCTGCCACTCTTGATATGACCATTGTTTTCGAGGAACAATGTTAAATACGAAACCATAGATTATGTTATTCAGTATTTTCATCTAACTTTATTACttaccaaaagaaaaaagaaaaaaagaaaattctCTTTTTGTCTGAGTATTTCGCTCCTTCTGATGCTTAAAAATGCAGTTTTAACCTGCTTTTCCTATGAGTTCGAAATGCTTTTCTTTAAAAAGGTTCCCACAAAATTTCTTGGTGGTCTGACCTATTTACTTAGCCATTTAAAAAACCTTTTAGTTTGGCTTTTGTATAATGAGTCACCAGGTACTTATTTTGTGTTCATACTCTTCAGCTACTTGAGAAAGCATTGGAAGAATCTGGCAATGACCTGGATGCTGCTATTAGGAGCCTGCATGAGCTTCGCCTTGGATATGCAGATGGAAAATCGGACACGAAAGCTTATGGAGAGATGGAAAATGGTAAGTGAATATCAAAATCCCATCATATGTTCAAAAGATTTGTTTGTTTATCATATACTTGGTGTAGCTAAGAGGGATGAATCCTAATTATGTGAAGTTGGAATATGTTTATATATAGACTCACACATACACACGATAATGTATACCTTTCTCGGCTTTTTGGCTAAGATCAAGTATATATCCACCCTACTTTTATCAATTGACTCATCAGTTACACAATGATGCAAAATTGTCCCGGGAGAAATACAACTTATCTTCCTTGACAGAAATAATGTGCCATTATTAATGAATGAAAAGATGTATCTACAGTTGGTTAATATGTCAGTGGCATGCATGGATGGTTTCTGGTCCTATTTATAAAGGATCTCAAACaccacaccccccccccccccccccaaaaaaacccCCACCCACCcaccacacacacacactcacacacacaaaaaaaaacttAAAGGTGTTTTTGGAGGGAACAAATACTGGATCCTGTGACACTCATTTGTTACAGATAAGTGTATCTGTGTTGTATGTGTCAATTTTGGTATCAGCAACAGATAGTGGATCTTGTAACTGGCATCACTCATTTGTTACTGATAACTGATAAGTGTATCGGAGTTGGAAATGTCAATTTTGGTCCATAAATTTGCAACCCATCCAAACTTGAGGTTGGCCGGTTGGGATATGACCCGCATCAATCCATATTGACTCAAGCAACTTAGGGCGGGTTTGATTGGAACTTGTTTATGAATTTAACCtactttacaacaacaacaacatacccagtatatcccacaagtgaggtatggggagggtagtgtgtacgtagaccttacccctacctggagaggtagagaggttgtttccgatagaccctcggcttatcGGCTCAAGCTAcggtggaagaagaagaagaagaagaagaaagaggggggagAAAGAAAGACGAGGGAGACAAAAGACgataaagaaaaaaaggagaaaaagtaGCATCAGATAGTAACAATTAGGGAGCAATAATTTCCGGTAAAAGGGAGAAAGAGTAGCATCAAATAGTGACAATCAGGGAGTAACAATTTCCAGTAGCAATTTTCAAAAACAATGGACGTGGTTGCTAAGTACCAGATATAATAACAAACTAAAAGGAAGTAACTTTCAACCAACAACTAGAATATTACTAGTACTAGTAGTAAACCTAGGAGAAACTCACAACTACCTGTCAACCCACCACATTAATCctcaacctccacaccttcctatcgctAGTCATGTCCTCGGTTAGGTGAAGCACcgacatgtcctgcctaatcacctctcctcaaTACTTCTTTTGCCTACCCCTTCCTTTCCTCAACCCGCCATGGTCAACCTCTCATACCTCCTGACCGGGGCATCTATGTCTCTCCTTCTCACATGCCCAAACCATCGCAGCCTCGATTCCCGCAACTTGGCTTCCACGGATGCCACTCTCACtttgtccctaataacttcattcttGATCTTGTCTTTCCTGGTATGTTCAcatatccatctcaacatcctcatttcagctacgCTTATCTTCTGGACATGGTACTTCttgacgggccaacactcagtTACACACAACAtagccggtctaaccaccacCCTGAAGAATTTGCCCTTAAGTCTaggcggcacattcttatcacataaaaccCCCGAAGCTAGCCTCCATCTCATCCAACCCGCTCCAATGCGGTGggtaacatcctcgtcaatcaACCCGCTAACCAACTCATTTATTTGACACCCTAGAGGTGTCAATTTCAACTCATAAAAGTGTAATTGTCCAACCTCAAACCTGAGCTTGGTAGGTGTTGTTATGGCATGTTCAATTCATCTTGACCAAAATTTGTGTATTCGCGTGCATACATTTTCTTGTATACATGTATATATGGTTATCATAAAATTACTTGTATACATTTGTGTATTTAATTTTAACAAGTATTTGTGTGTCTCTGTGGTGTATGGAGTAGTTGTTATCATGGACATGCCACTTCTCAAGTTTATAGTTAATTCATTTAagaagttgactttattattattttttttgggggggggggtgggtTTGTAGTAGTATTGTGTTAATACCTGATCAGGAACATGATTTCCAATTATTCTCAAAAGAaagatttttcatgaaaaattggCAGGTATGAACCCCACCAATGTGCCGGCTGCTCAGTCAGAAGATCCTTCTGAAAACAAGTTTCCTGCCAATGGTGTAGAATGGGAGGAATTGTTTGTGAAGGAAATGATGAGTGCTACAAGCATAGATGATGCCAAGGCTCGAGCTACCAGGCTGTTGGAGAACTTAGAGAAATGCATTAGTTCACGTGCAGGTGCAGAGGCAGCTCAAAATTCTCACAAGGTTGGTATTGAAATGCATGTTTCCGTTTTAATCCATGAGTTCTAGACTTATAGGCAATGAATTTCTTGCCAAGGATTGGTGGCAGGAAACATCACTAGTTGATCACGTTTTTTGGATATAATTACTATATATATACAAGGTTAAGAATATATTTAGTAATGTTCTCTATACATTCCAAGACTCGTTTCCTTGATTTCATTAGCAACATTAGTGGACTGTGGTGCTTCAGCTGTATGAGAATTACCATTAACAATTCTGGGGTTACCCTTTGACCTGCTAATTTATTGACTTCAATTTACCTCAATTCGCAGGAAAATATTATGCTGAAACAGCAAATAGAAGTGCTTCTCCGAGAGAATACCATTCTCAAGAGGGCAGTGTCCATTCAGCATGAACGTCAGAAAGAGTATGATGAAAGGAACCAGGAAGTGCATCAATTAAAGCAGCTGATTGCTCAGGGTAAAGAGCAATTGAGAACTCTTGAGGTAAACATTCCAACTTCATAAACTTCTCACCCTAGCCATGACATATGACAAATTGAATGATTTTATATTTTCTCACAATAGTTGAGATTCTTCTTTGCTGATCTGCACCACTAATAGAAAGTCCGTTTGCATTTCTTGGTCTAAGTGCTTGTCCAAACCCTTTTTGATAATAATCATGTGGAAAATAGTTGTTGCTTAAACAATATACCTGTGTATTCTAGAATTGTCTTCTTAAGCAGAGCTGTCAAGGATAGGTGGATAAGTATTGCAATATCAATGGAAATTGTATAGCTATAGAATTTTATCAATTCGGCATTCTTTGACCTCAATAAAAAAAGGAGTTCATTCAATGTGACAGGCAGAGATTTGATAATAATTGGAATGCAAAGAATGTCACTGAAGTACCTTTTCCTGAGAAAAGGGTATTAGCCTCATTTCTATAATGTTGGAAACTTAACCTCCAATTTGGCTAACAGAAAATTACCTAACAACTGATGTAGAGATGAACATCTCAGTTACTAGATTGTGTTTTCAGACTTTCCTTTTTGAGAATAAAATTAATACCATATGCGTTTTAAGGGACGAAAAACCATAGATGTTGTTGCTGAGCCATCTAGTTTTGCATTTAGGTGTAGTTGATGAATTAAATGCCTTTCGGTAGTTTACTCCATTATGTTTGCATGACAAGAACTGAAAGGTATCAAGCAAAAATTTCAAAATGTTAGAGAATGATCATTAATATCCTTCTGTAAGACCTTTTATCATCTTGTCAAACTATTACTATAATCTAACAATACTTTTTGCTATtcagcaacaataacaacatacccagtgtgaCCCCACAAGTGGTGTCTGGGAAATGTGAGGTTTACGCAgaacttacccctaccttgtgtgaggtagagaggttgttcgTACAAACCTTTGGCTCAAGAATAGCATTTGCAAAACAGGTTGaaaaatacaacagtaaaaaagCAAAATAAAAGTAATGACAACAAAATAGTAACGATACCCGAAGTAAAAGAAACAACAGTAATAATATGGAGAAGAAGGAGCAGATAAGGTGCTCTAAACTAGAAGCATAATCTCCCACAGAAGAGAGAAATGGCGACTTTTAAGATTTACTTTATCCAGAAAAAAGTAGACTTTTCAGTTTTAGAGAATTGAAAAAGATACAAGTTTCCCCGCTCTTAACTTTCTGATTTCATTTTCATGTCACAGATCAACAATTATGCTTTGAAAATGCATTTGCGGCAAGCTCAGCAAAGCAACTCTATCCCTGGATTCAATCCAGATGTGTTTTAATGTGCCGAACTTTCAAAGGAAGAGATAGAGCCCAGATATGGATGTTTTACAGGACATTTTCTTTCTGTTGTCAGATCTTAGAGTTGTAAGGTTTCTCTAGGCCAACTTGTGCTGATGATTCCAGTGAACCTGCACACAAGAGACAGCGCCAAATTTCCAATGTTGAAGGTCAGTAATCTTTGTGATGGAAACAAGCTGAAGTTTAAATTATGATTTTGTTTCTTTCAGTATGAATTTTGTGAGGCCTTCAATTgatatacaaaattaataaacactagttttaggatacgtgcgttgcacgtgttaATTAGCTGAATCTATTAATACCATAATTGTTTATAATAAAAACAAATTATGTATAATAACAATTGACGTTCAAATAGATACAACATTCATTTAGATGGAAAAATGAGTGTTAGTATTACATTGATGTAATAGGTGAGTTCAAAATAATAGGATAACTTATGTACCTTCAAACATGAGAAATTAATTAGTTTAGTTTTATAGCATGTGTAATTATGTTAGATATCTCTTAGTAGACAATGCTCTTGATATATCTCTCCGTCGCTTTTGTTGCTCTATCATACCAACAAGGCAGGATAGAAGTCAATCAAgatatttgaaaatttatttaatatacgATTAAAAGAAAGACTTGAACCCATAAGAATTAAACATCatataaagaaaaagagaacTTTAACGTTTAGTTGTTCTGTTTCTAAAATTCaaagagaaaaaaatgaaatGCAATAAAAAAATCAGGTATTCCATAATGACCTGAACTGATATAACAGATAAAATTCTGGCTAGGTGCAAGGACGCCAACTGCCAATGTTTATTGTTAAGTATAAGAAAAATTTAAatcatttaatatttataatacTCCCTTCGATCTACACTAATtcattttttggttgttttacaCATAGTAAGTAATTCACCTTTTatcattaattaataataaaattgattatattaaccttaatttgttcattggaAGTACAACAAATACTCCTAAGCTTTTTTACTCCAAGCGCAACtttagaaaaaaaaagttaattccttcttgatatttaaaaaagttaaatattatggaccacaaaaaaaaaagaccaaaaaatcaattaaagtggaccaGAGGAATCAACTAAAAGAGGTAATTGAATTCAcctttttttcttacaaaatatgAGCAATATATGAGTTAGAATGTTTAACCATTTCTTTTATAATCGTATATGAGACATCATATACAATAATCGCAACAACAACTTTTTAATTTGCAATTGTTTATTATTATataacttcaaaaacaacctaaaGGTTAGAAAATTTACCTCAAAATCACAAGCAAGTTCATCCCACAGGATACTACCAAGAGTTTATGATAAGGAATATGGAATAGTGACTTCTTTTAATAATTTTGGTTTTAAAATTCTAGAAAACCAAAAATTGCTTTGCATCCTACGACAATTTTGGTAAAAGAATACTAAACCATAAGTGACATTaattgttgggtgattttgatgAAAGAACCCTAAACTTAAAGTGACATTAAAGTGGCTTTTTCACACTATAAAAATTATTGTACAACCGTAAATATTTGAAATATAGAATATTCTTCAAGAAGGAACTTCCATTTAATTGAATAACCCAATACACTGGTAAAATATAGTTAAACAAAATCAACGGCAATTATGGTAAAAGAATACTaaaattaaagtgacattaaatTGCCGGCCAGTTTTGGTAAGAAAATCCTAAGCCAAATGTGACTTTAACTGCGGGTGGaaaattaaagtgacattaattgCCGGCCAGTTTGGTAAAGAAATCCTAAGCCAAAAATGATTTTAATTGCGGATGTTGAATCGAGCTTTTTTTTTACactataatttaaattatttatatttacaATTACAATAATATTCAATATAAAATATACTtattaagggtaaaaaaggcgaatgaCATTTCGCTAAGTGCCTTCGTGCTTTTA is drawn from Nicotiana tomentosiformis chromosome 12, ASM39032v3, whole genome shotgun sequence and contains these coding sequences:
- the LOC104110467 gene encoding uncharacterized protein, which translates into the protein MSAIVCRKRSYFEELQSASPTSASPPVSKKLRCSSFTSSPVHFSPPSPLPSLFNQLRALFPDMDNQLLEKALEESGNDLDAAIRSLHELRLGYADGKSDTKAYGEMENGMNPTNVPAAQSEDPSENKFPANGVEWEELFVKEMMSATSIDDAKARATRLLENLEKCISSRAGAEAAQNSHKENIMLKQQIEVLLRENTILKRAVSIQHERQKEYDERNQEVHQLKQLIAQGKEQLRTLEINNYALKMHLRQAQQSNSIPGFNPDVF